The proteins below are encoded in one region of Micromonospora pisi:
- a CDS encoding GNAT family N-acetyltransferase, with protein sequence MRIRPMGAADADMVLAIYQAGLDSGNASFETVAPTWEAFDAGKLPAHRLVAVDTDNTVCGWVAASAVSARPVYAGVVEHSVYVDPQARGRGVARALLDALIVSTEAAGIWTIQSGVFPENAASLTLHQRAGFRIIGVRERVGRHHGKWRDVVLLERRSPTIT encoded by the coding sequence ATGCGGATCCGTCCCATGGGCGCCGCCGACGCCGACATGGTTTTGGCGATCTACCAGGCCGGACTGGACAGCGGCAACGCCAGCTTCGAAACGGTCGCACCCACCTGGGAGGCGTTCGACGCCGGCAAACTGCCCGCGCACCGCCTGGTCGCGGTCGACACCGACAACACGGTGTGCGGCTGGGTGGCCGCTTCGGCGGTGTCCGCCCGCCCGGTCTACGCCGGGGTGGTCGAGCACTCCGTCTACGTCGACCCGCAGGCGCGGGGTCGCGGTGTGGCACGGGCACTGCTCGACGCGCTGATCGTCTCGACCGAGGCCGCCGGGATCTGGACGATCCAGTCCGGCGTGTTCCCCGAGAACGCCGCCAGCCTGACCCTGCATCAACGGGCCGGGTTCCGGATCATCGGCGTACGCGAGCGGGTCGGCCGCCACCATGGCAAGTGGCGTGACGTGGTGCTGCTCGAACGCCGCAGTCCCACCATCACCTGA
- a CDS encoding FAD-dependent oxidoreductase, translated as MSTRLEDLPVVVIGAGPVGLAAAAHLHERGLPFTVLEAGDGPAAAVRQWGHVRLLSPWRYNIDRTASRLLQDAGWVEPDLDILPSGEQLASDYLQPLADLPALKPHIRYDTPVVAVTRLGLDRVRTTGRETAPFLIRLSAGEDVLARAVVDASGTWTTPNVLGASGIPAHGETDVSALLDHALPNVLGADRDRFAGRRTLVVGAGHSAANTLLSLADLAEQEPGTSVTWAIRATSPARTYGGEAADALPARGALGTRLREHVEAGRIQLVTGFSVHVLTPLPDGGVEVSDGSRTVKVDQIVAATGFRPDHSIVSELRLDLDPIMGSTRALAPLIDPNEHSCGTVPPHGVDELTHPEPGYYAIGVKSYGRAPTFLMATGYEQARSVVAALAGDWDAARDVQLDLPETGVCNSNPVIGDDTIAASGGCCATPAAESVTISTGRGLATGISGGLLTAPLALVDMSTNTQASGGCCAS; from the coding sequence GTGAGCACTCGCCTGGAAGACCTGCCCGTCGTCGTGATCGGCGCGGGCCCGGTGGGCCTGGCCGCCGCCGCCCACCTGCACGAGCGCGGCCTGCCCTTCACCGTCCTGGAAGCCGGCGATGGTCCCGCCGCCGCCGTGCGCCAGTGGGGGCATGTGCGGCTGCTCTCCCCGTGGCGTTACAACATCGACCGCACCGCCAGCCGTCTGCTCCAGGACGCCGGCTGGGTCGAGCCCGATCTCGACATCCTCCCGAGCGGCGAACAACTCGCCTCGGACTACCTTCAGCCCCTGGCCGACCTCCCGGCGCTGAAGCCGCACATCCGCTACGACACCCCGGTGGTGGCGGTCACCCGCCTCGGCCTCGATCGGGTCCGCACCACCGGGCGGGAGACCGCCCCGTTTCTGATCCGCCTCAGCGCCGGAGAGGACGTCCTGGCACGGGCGGTCGTCGACGCTTCCGGCACCTGGACTACACCCAATGTCCTCGGCGCCTCCGGCATCCCCGCCCACGGCGAGACCGACGTGAGCGCGCTGCTCGACCACGCCCTGCCCAACGTCCTCGGTGCCGACCGCGACCGGTTCGCCGGCCGGCGAACCCTGGTCGTCGGCGCCGGACACTCGGCGGCGAACACGCTGCTGTCCCTGGCCGACCTGGCCGAGCAGGAGCCCGGAACCAGCGTCACCTGGGCGATCCGCGCGACCAGCCCCGCCCGCACCTACGGCGGCGAGGCAGCCGACGCCCTACCGGCACGCGGCGCCCTCGGCACCCGGCTCCGCGAGCACGTCGAAGCGGGCCGGATCCAACTGGTCACGGGGTTTTCCGTCCACGTCCTGACCCCGCTGCCCGACGGTGGGGTGGAGGTGTCGGACGGCTCTCGAACGGTCAAGGTTGACCAGATCGTGGCCGCGACCGGGTTCCGCCCGGACCACTCGATCGTCTCCGAACTCCGCCTCGACCTGGACCCGATCATGGGCTCCACCCGGGCGCTCGCGCCGCTGATCGACCCCAACGAGCACTCCTGCGGCACCGTCCCGCCGCACGGCGTCGACGAACTCACCCACCCGGAACCCGGCTACTACGCCATCGGTGTGAAGAGCTACGGCCGGGCACCGACGTTCCTCATGGCCACCGGCTACGAGCAAGCACGTTCCGTCGTCGCAGCCCTTGCCGGCGACTGGGACGCCGCCCGCGACGTCCAGCTCGACCTGCCCGAAACCGGTGTCTGCAACAGCAACCCGGTCATCGGCGACGACACCATCGCCGCTTCCGGCGGCTGCTGCGCCACACCGGCCGCCGAGTCCGTGACGATCTCCACGGGGAGAGGACTCGCCACCGGGATCTCCGGCGGCCTACTCACCGCGCCGCTCGCCCTCGTCGACATGTCCACGAACACCCAGGCATCCGGCGGCTGCTGCGCCAGCTGA
- a CDS encoding MFS transporter → MPRAETVATDTRPGGHRTVFHGWRIVAAFAVTQTVGYGTLYYAFAVLLQPMATTLHTSTTAVTGAFTASILAGAVVAVPVGRWLDRHGGRALMTTGSLVATTLVVAWSQVRTVAQLYAVLIGIGLTAAMVLYEPAFAVIISWFDPDRRAKALLAVTVVAGFASSIFLPLTGQLVDRYGWRTALLILAVVHGVVTVPLHAFIVRRPPRGPSAAPHTVSAVRGAAVRAALTDSRFWCLAVAFVAHSAAMSAMTVHLVGFLVREGHRATFAATFAGLLGALSVTGRLLLTGAQRRVRITTMVAAIFGIQAVAALCLPGIADSAPGAVAGVTAFGLGFGIASLAAPALLTERYGTAAYATIAGTLATPVTLAKAGAPLGAAALLSANGGYSAVLAAISGTCLVAVAGILTGTTKPAPVPALAADLHGRTSSTPGNAE, encoded by the coding sequence ATGCCCCGCGCGGAAACGGTGGCCACCGACACCCGTCCCGGTGGCCACCGGACCGTCTTCCACGGCTGGCGGATCGTCGCCGCGTTCGCGGTCACCCAAACCGTCGGGTACGGCACCCTCTACTACGCCTTCGCGGTCCTGCTGCAACCCATGGCCACGACCCTGCACACTTCCACCACCGCGGTCACCGGGGCGTTCACCGCCTCCATCCTCGCCGGGGCAGTCGTGGCGGTACCGGTCGGCCGCTGGCTGGACCGCCACGGCGGCCGAGCGCTGATGACCACCGGATCACTGGTCGCGACCACCCTCGTCGTGGCCTGGTCCCAAGTACGGACCGTCGCGCAGCTCTACGCCGTACTCATCGGCATCGGGCTCACCGCGGCGATGGTGCTCTACGAACCGGCGTTCGCCGTCATCATCTCCTGGTTCGACCCCGACCGGCGAGCGAAGGCTCTGCTCGCGGTAACCGTCGTCGCCGGCTTCGCCAGCTCCATCTTCCTACCCCTGACCGGGCAACTCGTGGACCGCTACGGGTGGCGCACCGCGTTACTCATCCTCGCCGTCGTCCACGGGGTGGTCACGGTGCCGCTGCACGCGTTCATCGTGCGCAGACCACCGCGCGGACCTTCCGCCGCGCCGCACACTGTCTCAGCGGTGCGCGGCGCGGCAGTGCGGGCGGCGCTGACCGACAGCCGATTCTGGTGCCTCGCGGTCGCTTTCGTCGCGCACAGCGCCGCGATGAGCGCGATGACCGTCCACCTTGTCGGCTTCCTGGTCCGGGAAGGGCACCGGGCGACCTTCGCCGCCACCTTCGCCGGACTGCTCGGCGCCCTGTCCGTCACCGGACGCCTCCTCCTGACCGGAGCACAACGCCGCGTCCGCATCACCACCATGGTCGCGGCCATCTTCGGCATCCAAGCGGTCGCCGCCCTCTGCCTGCCGGGCATCGCCGACAGCGCACCAGGCGCGGTGGCCGGCGTGACCGCGTTCGGCCTCGGCTTCGGCATCGCCAGCCTCGCCGCACCGGCGCTGCTCACCGAACGCTACGGAACCGCCGCCTACGCCACCATCGCCGGCACCCTCGCCACACCCGTCACCCTCGCCAAAGCCGGTGCGCCACTTGGCGCCGCCGCACTTCTTTCCGCCAATGGCGGCTACAGCGCCGTCCTCGCGGCCATCAGCGGAACCTGCCTTGTCGCGGTCGCCGGCATCCTCACCGGGACAACGAAGCCGGCCCCGGTGCCGGCGCTCGCGGCGGATTTGCACGGTCGAACCAGCAGCACCCCCGGCAACGCGGAATAA
- a CDS encoding SMI1/KNR4 family protein, translating to MIASADDTTPGDAGSDALRDAARLLSDHGPAGWRTATLSVDLVARGHGGEGVRYRTTDGTGVYVPEMDHGAIASPMIELFGRLAEGTTFRQVAVHLTVDADGEFDAVARFGLRGSSVGNSYTVVFRKDLPPETLDPEPVVLDPTYAGDPDRAIALLLDQARGDLPPGAAEDQIAAAEAKLGYRLPPDLRAMYALADGGGTIDGWNRYPLTELIGMYEITSAPAESSWPGVWNRVILDADPADTIRRASGHPGWIPIADDSGGNFLVVDLAPARHGRPGQVINVGVDWSTRPGYVAESVTAVLAGRPRPVVSRSDLRLERRGGDIDLEPLRQLPDLQELRLYSDTVNTAELARLRRLRSLSMTAKADLAPLRELPVEHLHVNPESDLTPLAGHPTLRSLGLTQGTTPSDLTPLRTVANLHGLSLADADVADLAVLTDLPSLVYLELSFDQWRQLRPLLDPTGLHAATLSGNPTHRQAIEWRSLLDADPTETAHRTRSARGRL from the coding sequence ATGATTGCTTCCGCGGATGACACCACGCCGGGCGATGCCGGCTCGGACGCCCTGCGCGACGCCGCACGGCTCCTGTCCGACCACGGTCCGGCCGGCTGGCGCACGGCCACGTTGTCGGTCGACCTGGTCGCCCGCGGCCACGGCGGCGAGGGCGTGCGGTACCGCACCACGGACGGCACCGGCGTCTACGTCCCCGAGATGGACCATGGCGCGATCGCTTCCCCGATGATCGAGCTGTTCGGCCGGCTCGCCGAGGGGACCACTTTCCGGCAGGTCGCGGTGCACCTGACGGTCGACGCCGACGGCGAGTTCGACGCAGTCGCCCGGTTCGGTCTGCGCGGATCGAGCGTCGGCAACTCGTACACCGTCGTGTTCCGCAAGGACCTGCCGCCGGAAACGCTCGATCCCGAGCCCGTCGTCCTGGACCCCACGTATGCCGGTGATCCCGACCGTGCGATCGCGTTGCTGCTGGACCAGGCCCGCGGGGACCTGCCTCCCGGCGCGGCCGAGGATCAGATCGCGGCCGCGGAGGCCAAGCTGGGCTACCGGTTGCCGCCGGACCTACGGGCTATGTACGCGCTCGCCGACGGGGGCGGCACCATCGACGGCTGGAACCGGTACCCCCTCACCGAACTCATTGGCATGTACGAGATCACCTCGGCCCCGGCCGAGAGCTCCTGGCCTGGCGTGTGGAACCGGGTCATTCTCGACGCCGACCCGGCCGACACGATCCGCCGGGCGAGCGGCCACCCCGGGTGGATCCCGATCGCCGATGACTCCGGCGGCAACTTTCTCGTGGTCGACCTCGCACCGGCCCGTCACGGCCGGCCGGGCCAGGTCATCAACGTGGGCGTCGACTGGAGCACGCGGCCCGGGTACGTCGCCGAGTCGGTCACCGCGGTGCTGGCCGGCCGGCCGCGTCCGGTCGTCAGCCGGTCCGACCTCCGACTGGAAAGGCGCGGCGGCGACATCGACCTCGAACCGCTCCGGCAGCTGCCGGACCTACAGGAACTGCGTCTGTACTCCGACACCGTGAACACCGCGGAACTCGCCAGGCTGCGCCGGCTGCGTTCGCTGTCGATGACCGCCAAGGCGGACCTCGCACCGCTGCGGGAGCTTCCGGTGGAGCACCTCCACGTGAACCCGGAGTCGGATCTGACCCCGCTGGCTGGCCACCCGACCCTGCGCTCCCTGGGCCTGACCCAGGGAACCACGCCGAGCGACCTGACCCCGCTGCGGACTGTCGCGAACCTGCATGGCCTGTCCCTCGCCGACGCCGACGTGGCCGATCTGGCCGTACTGACCGACCTGCCGTCGCTGGTGTACCTGGAGCTGTCGTTCGATCAGTGGCGGCAGCTACGACCGCTGCTGGACCCCACCGGACTGCACGCGGCCACCCTCAGCGGCAACCCGACCCACCGGCAGGCCATCGAATGGCGATCCCTCCTCGACGCCGATCCGACGGAAACGGCCCACCGCACCAGGTCCGCCCGCGGCCGCCTGTGA